One stretch of Novosphingobium pentaromativorans US6-1 DNA includes these proteins:
- a CDS encoding DUF1178 family protein encodes MIVYDLECRSGPHRFEGWFKSSEDFARQQERGLVSCPHCGSVDVGKAIQAPRLSRKGNQIAEAPARPQPAKPAEAPGAPVASAPIPAEAVEVIRKLAQMQAEALKSSRYVGKNFAEDARAMHYGEREAEAIHGQTSASEAQELLEEGISLMPLPFPVTPPEQAN; translated from the coding sequence ATGATCGTCTATGATCTCGAATGCCGTTCCGGCCCGCACCGGTTCGAAGGCTGGTTCAAGTCTTCGGAGGATTTCGCGCGTCAGCAGGAAAGGGGGCTGGTATCCTGTCCGCACTGCGGCTCGGTCGATGTGGGCAAGGCCATCCAGGCCCCGCGTCTGTCTCGCAAGGGCAACCAGATCGCCGAAGCGCCCGCTCGCCCGCAGCCTGCAAAACCGGCCGAAGCGCCCGGCGCGCCGGTAGCCAGCGCCCCGATCCCGGCCGAAGCCGTAGAAGTCATCCGCAAGCTCGCGCAGATGCAGGCAGAAGCGCTCAAGTCCTCTCGCTATGTCGGCAAGAACTTCGCCGAAGACGCGCGCGCCATGCATTACGGTGAGCGCGAGGCCGAGGCCATCCACGGCCAGACAAGCGCATCCGAGGCGCAGGAACTGCTGGAGGAGGGGATCTCCCTGATGCCCTTGCCGTTCCCGGTAACGCCGCCGGAACAGGCGAACTGA
- a CDS encoding ROK family protein produces the protein MTQASPPRLAGIELGGTKTIVTLGDGTRILESHALPTTTPDETLEAAHAHLSAWQAASPLAAIGIASFGPIRVTPDAPDYGTILATPKPGWSNTGVLEMVQAHFACPIAVDTDVNAAALAEHAFGAAQGCSSLVYITIGTGLGAGIVIDGRPVHGLLHPELGHIRTRRAPGATFAGTCPFHGDCIEGLISGPALEARLPVHPGKLDPASPAWDEVGDDLAELLSTLLLALSPQRIVIGGGVATRQPHLIERARKRLPAILAGYLPDLEPAAIETMICLPALGASAGPVGSLLLARNILIERDI, from the coding sequence ATGACACAGGCGTCCCCTCCGCGCCTTGCCGGCATAGAACTGGGCGGCACCAAGACCATCGTCACCCTGGGCGATGGCACCCGCATCCTCGAAAGCCATGCCCTGCCAACCACCACCCCCGATGAAACCCTGGAGGCTGCCCACGCCCATCTCTCGGCATGGCAGGCCGCATCCCCCCTCGCCGCCATCGGGATCGCCAGTTTCGGCCCCATCCGGGTGACGCCGGATGCGCCTGATTACGGCACCATCCTGGCCACCCCGAAGCCCGGCTGGAGCAACACCGGCGTGCTGGAAATGGTGCAAGCACACTTCGCCTGCCCGATCGCCGTCGATACCGACGTCAATGCGGCGGCGCTTGCCGAGCATGCCTTCGGGGCGGCTCAAGGCTGCTCCAGCCTCGTCTACATCACGATCGGCACAGGCCTTGGCGCAGGGATCGTGATCGATGGCCGACCGGTGCATGGCCTCCTCCATCCAGAACTCGGCCACATCCGCACCCGCCGCGCGCCGGGCGCGACCTTTGCAGGCACCTGCCCCTTTCATGGGGACTGCATCGAAGGCCTTATCAGCGGCCCCGCCCTGGAAGCCCGCCTGCCGGTGCATCCGGGCAAGCTCGATCCCGCCTCGCCTGCTTGGGACGAAGTCGGGGATGACCTGGCCGAACTCCTGTCCACGCTGCTCCTCGCGCTTTCCCCGCAGCGTATCGTCATCGGCGGCGGCGTCGCCACCCGCCAGCCGCACCTCATCGAGCGGGCACGAAAGCGGCTGCCCGCGATCCTCGCAGGCTACCTGCCCGACCTGGAACCTGCAGCCATCGAGACGATGATCTGCCTTCCCGCACTCGGCGCCAGCGCCGGACCGGTCGGCTCACTGCTACTGGCCCGCAACATACTGATTGAACGAGACATCTGA
- a CDS encoding glycoside hydrolase family 68 protein — MNTDPAKTDDGKLSWTAGDLAGLDLAACSRAPVLGQKDVRRVADDIDVWDAWPLADASGKPVPWNGGELWFALTAPRADDPESRHGLARIHHFFREGDSFRHLGQTLPEGFTPGSREWSGAARVEGAHLALYFTVVGERGESAPTFRQRLFVTRCSLAEDPDAPFGQWSDPREILEPAGPYMAAEETEGRIGEIKAFRDPFPWRAPDGAEYLLFTGSAAAAPRAFNGLVGLARLDDTSGTYRPLAPLVDATDANNELERPHIVEHAGRLYLFWSTQAKVFAPGITAPTGLYGATAERIEGPWRLLNGHGLVFANPESEPFQAYSWWVLPDLSVTSFADYWGIDDATAAQKPEGRTHFGGTFAPFLKLSLSGECAALT; from the coding sequence ATGAACACCGATCCGGCCAAGACGGATGACGGAAAACTGTCCTGGACAGCCGGGGACCTGGCCGGCCTTGACCTTGCAGCCTGCAGTCGCGCGCCCGTTCTCGGTCAAAAGGACGTGCGCCGCGTTGCAGATGACATCGACGTTTGGGATGCCTGGCCACTTGCCGACGCGAGCGGCAAGCCCGTCCCCTGGAACGGCGGCGAACTCTGGTTTGCCCTGACCGCGCCCAGGGCCGACGATCCCGAAAGCCGGCACGGCCTTGCCCGCATCCATCACTTCTTCCGCGAGGGCGACAGTTTCCGGCACCTCGGCCAAACCCTTCCCGAGGGATTCACCCCCGGAAGCCGCGAGTGGTCGGGCGCGGCGCGGGTCGAGGGCGCGCATCTGGCCCTCTACTTCACGGTCGTCGGCGAGCGCGGCGAGAGCGCCCCCACCTTTCGCCAGCGCCTGTTCGTGACCCGCTGCAGCTTGGCAGAGGACCCGGACGCCCCGTTCGGCCAGTGGTCAGATCCGCGCGAGATCCTGGAACCGGCAGGCCCTTACATGGCCGCCGAGGAAACAGAAGGCCGGATCGGCGAGATCAAGGCCTTCCGAGATCCCTTTCCCTGGCGTGCGCCGGACGGAGCCGAGTACCTCCTCTTCACCGGTTCGGCAGCCGCGGCGCCCCGCGCCTTCAACGGGCTTGTCGGACTGGCGCGCCTGGACGATACCAGCGGCACCTATCGTCCGCTCGCTCCGCTGGTCGATGCGACCGATGCCAACAACGAACTTGAAAGGCCGCACATCGTCGAACATGCGGGCCGCCTCTACCTGTTCTGGTCGACCCAGGCGAAAGTCTTCGCCCCCGGGATCACCGCGCCGACGGGGCTTTACGGCGCGACTGCCGAGCGCATCGAAGGCCCCTGGCGCCTGCTCAACGGCCACGGTCTCGTCTTTGCCAATCCAGAAAGCGAGCCCTTTCAGGCCTATAGCTGGTGGGTCCTGCCTGACCTTTCCGTCACCAGCTTCGCCGACTACTGGGGCATCGACGATGCCACGGCTGCGCAAAAGCCGGAGGGACGCACCCACTTCGGCGGCACTTTCGCTCCCTTCCTGAAGCTTTCGCTTTCGGGCGAGTGCGCCGCGCTCACATGA